The proteins below come from a single Portunus trituberculatus isolate SZX2019 chromosome 34, ASM1759143v1, whole genome shotgun sequence genomic window:
- the LOC123512795 gene encoding uncharacterized protein LOC123512795: MEYCFRMERHTCAITVGVAVGMLLLLLLYACWKHLRTQTTPSGPPIWYINEPVLSTPHQPLCLSATNPSLLNIHPAVQNPLLSRPPASPFCRRNSVVRVVRDQQMPSLSRRDSINSVYELV, translated from the exons ATGGAATATTGCTTCAGAATGGAaa gACATACGTGTGCTATAACTGTGGGGGTGGCTGTtggtatgctgctgctgctgcttctatacGCCTGCTGGAAACACTTAAGGACTCAAACAACGCCATCAGGACCCCCAATATGGTACATCAACGAACCAGTGCTCTCCACCCCACACCAACCCTTGTGTCTGAGCGCCACGAACCCCAGTCTTCTCAACATACACCCCGCAGTTCAAAACCCCCTCCTCTCGCGCCCTCCAGCCTCGCCCTTCTGCAGGAGAAACTCGGTGGTAAGGGTAGTAAGGGATCAGCAGATGCCTTCCCTGTCTCGCCGTGATAGTATCAACTCTGTCTACGAGTTGGTTTGa